The following is a genomic window from Pseudomonadota bacterium.
ATGCCTAGACCCCACGGCATATAAACTTGCACTGCAACAAATAAAAAAAATCACGTGTACAGCAAATATACCAATTGACATAATTGATGTTGGCGGCGGATTTCCATCTTTATATCCCGGACAAGACCCTGCACCATTAGTGGACTATTTTTCTGAGATCAAAACTGCTCTAACCGAGCTCTCTATTCCTAATAATTTTGAAGTATGGTGCGAGCCCGGGCGAGCGTTAGTGGCCGAATCAGGGTCAGTAATTGTGCATGTAGACGCACGCAAGAATAATTTTTTGTACATAAATGATGGTACTTATGGAGGACTCTTCGATGCAGGCTTGCTTGGTTTTCGTTACCCGGTTAAGTGCCTAGGGAAAAACGGTTCCACAGATCTAAAGCCATTTATATTTTATGGACCAACGTGTGATAGCCTTGATGTAATGCCAGGGCCTTTTATGCTACCTGCCAATATCACCGAAGGTGATTATATTGAGATCGGCCTAACGGGAGCGTACAGCTCAGCTCTGAGGACACCTTTTAATGGTTTCGACAAGTTACAAGAGGTAATTCTTGAGGATGCGCCGATGACGAGCATGTATAGCTCAGCGGTAAATACCACCGCAGCACTAAATGCCGGCGAATTATAGGATATTTGATTGAAAGCAATGTATTTAAAATTGAACGCGCGTTGTTTACCCGCCATCAACTATAATGTTGGTGCCAGTGTTAAAACTTGCCGCTAGACTAACCAAAAAAGCTACTGCACTAGCAACTTCATCTAGCGTACAAGCGACCAGCTGGAGCAGCTTTAATGGCCGCTTCATACATTTTCAGCATATTTTTTCCGCAAATCCCAAACATCACCCGGAAAATAAACAGGACGTGGCGACACTGTGTTCGCACAAATACCCTTCCGTGCCAGATTGGTGCTTAAACCGGAGATATAGTTAATTAACGCCGCTTTGGCACCACTATATGTTCGGACACGACCTGCCGTATTTATGCTTGCCGTGCTTGAGATAGCACAGTTAGCGCCTGCATCAGATCCCTCAAGGTATACCTGTGTCGCTTCAACAGCACGCACAGTGCCAAGAATGTGACCTTAGAAGCTAGTCCGCCACGCCTCTTCATCCGCGCCGACGCTCAATGCACTTGCGTTAGCGATCAAAATATCCAACCCACGTAATTCTTCTGCGCTTTCAACTATCCAATTTCTGAAGAAAATGCTTTGCGTACCATATACCGCCCCAGAAATAATTCTAGTACCACGTTTACTCAATATTTCGTGTTTCAAGTACTTCTTCGCCGTTTCGCGCACAGAAGGCTATATCGCAACCTCCATCTGTTAAAAGTTCGACTATTGCTCAACCTATTCCGCGCGCTCCACCAGTAACAATGGCAAGGTTCCCTTTAAGGCCTAAATCCATTTCTGAATCCTTTATCCCTTAGGCGGTATCATCCCACCCGGGTCGGTTGCATGGACACGGCGTGTCATAAAAGTGCCAAGACCAGTAGCACAGATATCTCCCTCATCGGTCCGAACATCACACCTTACTACAGCAGTTCGAGAGCCCAATTTTAGGACGTCAGCTACGGCTTCAAGGCGATCACCAGTAGCACCCGATAGATAATTAACCTTTAGCTCCAATGTTGCCATTGGGCGAAGACGGGTATCGTAATTACCTCCCGCTGCTGCCGTAGCCATTGCAACGTCAATCAGCGACGCCACAATGCCACCCTGACACATGTTACGGAGATTCTGCATTTCTGGCCGAACGTTCATGTGCACAACCGCATGCCCATCCTCCATAACAGTATACTCAACACCAAGCCATTTGCGAAAACCATCATCTGGCATCAGCCTGCTCCTCCTTTTAAAACTGCCATAGCATCCAGTGCAATAACACCTCGATTTTTTGGCATCACCATTAACGGATTTATATCCAACTCCTTCAGGGAACCCGCGAGCCCCGCAGCCATTTGAGATATACTCACCATTGTTGCAACAAGAGCATCCACATCACATGGTTCGCTACCCCTGAACCCAGCCAAAAGCTTAGCACCGATTACCTCATTGATCATCTCGTGCGCTTCATGCGGCAAAATGGGACAATGCCGTAATGCCACATCATTATAAACTTCCACCATAACTCCACCTAAACCAAACAGGAGTATTGGCCCCATTAACGGATCATCGAAGACGCCAAGAATAGTCTCAACCCCTTCAGTCACCATTTCTTGAACCGCAACTCCCTTTAGTGGCAGCTCGGAGTCATAAGCATTCACAGCCTGAATAATCTCGTCATAAGCGGCAGCACCCGTTTTACCATCGAGGATTCCGATTTTTATTATGCCTGCCTCTGTTTTATGAGCAATATCTGGACAAACACCTTTCATGACAACGGGACCGTCAAAATTTTCAACAGCAGCAGCCGCTTCTTGTGATGAGTTTACAATTACTTCGGTCGTTACCCTGACATTCCAGGCAGAGATTAATTGTTTCGCCTCAGTTTCGCTGAGTTGCGCTCGGCCTAAGCTTTCAAGGCCCTTAAAAACTTGTTTTTGGTCTTCGCTATTCATTTGAGTTTTAGCAAACCCATTTTTATTTCGACCCTCTAACCAACAATAATAATCTTTCAAATGCCGAAGGGCCCTAGCAAGAGAATCAGACGTATAGAAAATAGGAATACCAGCGGCTTTTAATTCATTAAGACCTTCTTTCTGATCTCTACGACCGGTCCACATGTACGCCACATTATGGGTTCCCGTATCGCGGACGGAGATTAATTTATCAACGTGAGCACCTTTACCTGCACTTGCTACCACCAAAGTCCCAGAGCTTGGCTCCTTTACCAAATAATCAATAATCTCAGAAAAAGCCTCGCGATGAGCAAAACCCGTTATGTCAGCGGGGTTTGATGCCCAACCAAAACCTGAAAGGATTTTATTGATGCCAGTTCGGGCATTATCGCTTAGGTCGGGTAAATGGAGTCCTTCAGTCCCTATCATATCGGCGAGCAGTGAACTGATACCGCCAGAATGAGATACCGCCACAATACCATCCGCACGAGGTTTCTTTCCACCAGCCATAATTTGTGCAATCTCAAGACAATCATCATAGCCACTGGCCCTAATTACTCCATACTGTTTAAAAGCTGCATCTATCACTTCATCAGCACCGGTAAGAGCGGCAGTATGTGAATTTGCAGATCGCGCTCCGTAGTCGGACCGCCCGATTTTAATAATCACCATTGGCTTTGCATATTCAGCAGCAAGCTTGGCAACTTCAAGAAATTTTGCTGGGTTTTTAATTCCCTCTATAAATCCAGCAATAACTTGTGTGCTATCGTCATCTAACAAAAATCGAGCGAAGTCAGCAAAGTCTAAATCGGCTTCATTGCCAGTTGAAATGGCATAGGATAGTCCCACTCCACATTCATCCGCACGCACCAAAATCGGGCCAAATAGTGTCGCGCCAGATTGGCATATTAAGCCTATCGGCCCTGCCTCACCCATCATTGGCCGAGAAGACGCGTTGAGCCAACGTTTGTCTTTTATGCTTGCTAGACCAAGACAGTTTGGGCCGGTAATTCTAACGCCTGTACGTTCACTGAAACCTGTAAGTTCTTTCTGTAGATTTTCCCGTTCCTCATTTCCTCGTTCAGCAAACCCTGCCGATATTACAATTACTGACTTAATCCCTTTTTCATGACATTGTTCGAGGGTTGGAAGGACGAAATTCCACGGCACCAAAATTGCCGCCGCATCTGGAACTTCCGGCAAATCTAAAACACTTTTGTACGCCTTTAGGCCCTGAATCTCATTTCTGTTCGGATTGACAGGATAGACTGTTAATGCACCTTCACTAGATAGGGCCTTAGCCATAAATCGGCCGCCGTAGGATTTATTCTCGGACGCGCCAATAATCGCAACCGATTTCGGATTTAGCATGCTGTCAATTGCTGAGAGCGTTTCTTTATTCCAGTAATCCATAGTGGGCATTCCTGACTAAATTACATTTCGTTTTTTTAAATCAGTTATAACCACATTATCGTATCCCAATTCTCTAAGAATCTGTTCTGTATGCTCGCCGAGTTCGGGCGTGGGCAGTCGTACGGTATCACCAACATTTGTTCGACTCATCTCCAATGGTGTTCGAACAACCGGAAACTCACCAGAAGCATTAGCCATTGGCCATGCCATCTTAAGGTGCTTTACTTGTGGATCGTTAAAAACCTCCCCCATATCGTAGATGGGACCACAGGGCACACCAACATCTTGCATCATTTCAACCCAATACTCAGAAGACTGTGTCGCAGTAACCTTTGAGATTTCTGCATTGAGTTCCGCACGGTTACTCGAACGCCCCTCATAAGTGTCGAAGCGAGTGTCTTGGTACAACTTAGATAAACCAACTGCATCACAAAACCTTCGAAAAAGGACTTCGCCGGCCGCCGCAATATTTATGTGACCGTCAGCTGTGGGAAATACTCCAGTAGGAACCCCTGTGGGATGGTCATTACCAGCCTGCTTTGGAACCTCGCCATCTTTGAGAAATCTAGCAGCTTGAAAGTCCATCATAGCAATAATGGCCTGTAAAAGTGACGTCTGAACCCACTGCCCTTTCCCCGAGGCCTCGCGCTCAAACAATGCAGCCGCAAGCCCAAATCCCAAAAACATTCCAGATGTTAAGTCACAAATGGGAATGCCTACACGAACGGGACCTTGCCCCGGCAAACCAGTGACAGACATTAAACCACCCATACCCTGTAATATCTGGTCGACACCAGGACGGTTGTCATAAGGACCATCCTGCCCAAAACCAGAAAGGCTGCCATAGATAATACGCGGATTAATATCTGCACAGCTCTTATAATCCACACCAAGCCGATTTTTTGTTTGTGACCGGAAATTTTCCACGATCACATCTGAACGTTTAACAAGATCGAAAAAAATCTTTTTACCTTCTGCAGATTTAAGATTAATCGTCAGACTTTTTTTATTGCGATGAAGATTTTGCAAATCAAACCCATTGCGGGCCCCCAAAATGCTTCCTTTATCTGTGCTCGTGGCTGCTGGCTGCTCAATTTTAATTGTATCTGCACCCCAATCGGATAACAGACGCACAGCCGTTGGCCCGGCACGCGCGTGTGTAAGATCCAATACTTTAACCCCACTGAATGGTAATTTTTGATCCGGCACGAATGATCCTCCAATTAGAAACTCGACTCGTATACGTATCCTCTAAATTCTATCCCATAGCAAGATAGCGCAAGGTCAGTCGATAATATTGCCACCATAAATTAAGAATTTTTTCTTGCTTTGTGACTGTATCGATGATGACTTTGCAGATCATCGAATAACGGCTATTTTTATATTGAAATTTTTTCCAACAAAAAGTTGCTAGAGCTATATGAATGTCACAAACGCGATACGGGTAATTTTATGAATGTAACTCATCCATCAGACGCAGCAATTCAACAAAAATTAAAGTTTGCATGGCACACCTTCCAAATGTTGTGCTCAGTTGTCGTTATTACTACCACTTGCAGCGTTTCGAGCGCCGTTGGTTTTAATCTTGAAAATTCTTCCAATCTTCCATGGGCCACGGCATCCAAGTCTAACCATGTATTCCCCTCTGAGACGCAATCTTTTAAATTAGCGCAATCCACTTCATCAGAAAATGTTTTGAGAGCGCTTGATTTGTTTCTTGGCCTAATACAACGAAAGAGTAATCTGAATCCTCTGCCCAGTAGCAGGTGCAGCAATACGCTTAACACAGAGGGATTGTTGCAACGTTCATGGATTAATGAAGCCAAGCAATTTTTACGCGGTAGGCAAAATTTATTTTACTATTTTAACAAATCGACGAATAGATTTGTTTTCAGACATGAAGGCCAAAATTACGCACTTAATCCTCGACGCATAACCGAAGCGGATGCTAGAGATGCACAAAAACTCCTATATAGATTAGATCAGCTAATTAGTTTAGATTTTCGACGAACATATTATAAAAGTAACGCCGATTTATTGGTGTACCTAATTTGCGTGCCAGATGCGCATTATGGAGAAGTTATCGACGACTCTAGCGGTACTAAGCAGATTATGTTTTTAAACGAATGCGCAGAGGGAGCCGGCAAACATAATCGGATGGACTACAAATTTCTTCACGAAATGGGCCATGTGTTGGGTTTGGAACATCCATTTGATGGTGATGACGGAGATTGTCTTTTCACAACTGCAAAGTTTTCTTCGGATAGCGCCCATTTAGGACAGACCCTGATGGCCTACAGAGAGCCTCCTTTCGGAACGATTCCGGGCTTTTATACTTCATTAGACATTAGAGCTTTAATCGAAGCTTGGGGGCCTGAATAGGTTGTCAGCATTATAAGACGCATAACCCAAACTGAATTTCGCATAAATTTTTTTACCGTTTAAACAAAATGGCTTCAGTTATTCTCAAACCTTCTTCCTTGAATGCGGTTCTAAGTTTAAAATGCTCGTACAAGGAAGGGTAAGTCATGGCAATTAAAATTGAGCCTACCGGAAAAGCGTTGGGAGCTATGGTAAGCGGCATTGATCTGTCGGAAGATATATCTTTGGAAGACCAAGAGGTAATATTTTCTGGGTGGATCGAGCATATGGTCCTAGTTTTCCGAAACCAAACATTACAGTTTGACGATCTGCTTAGATTGCGGCACGTTTTTGGGCCCGCAGGGAAAACAGCGAACCAGCTTCTGGGCCTGGGTCGCAAAACGTATTACAGCGATGAAGTACCGGACGATATTACGATTATCTCAAATATTACCGATGCTAACGGACATCCAAAGGGGTCATTGGGAAACGGTGAAGCTTTTTGGCATACTGATAGCTCCTTCACTGAGGAACCCATTTCTGCGAGCTTACTCCACGCAGTAGAGGTGAGCGATCAAGGCGGACAAACGTCTTTTCTCAATATGTATATGGCCTACGAAACACTGCCGGAGGAACTGCGCAAGGTTGTGGACGGCTCATATTCAAACCATTCGAAAAGCCACAGTTCGGATGGCACTCCACGCCAGGCCTATGGGGAAATAACAGATGTTTCCAAAGCTCCGGGCGTTAGGCATCCATTGGTCCGCCTACACCCGGTTACTAGAAAGAAATGCCTGTTTCTCGGTAGACGCTTAAACTCTTTCATATTTGATTATACTGTAAAAGAAAGCGAGGAATTGTTGGACAAAATCTGGTCACACTCATGTGACCCAAAGTTTATTTGGGAGCACGAATGGGCAGTCGGCGATTTGCTTGTATGGGACAATCGGTGCACAATGCACCATCGAAAACCATTCCCCGCACACGAAAGACGCCTTATGCATAAATCAATAACTGCCGGCGAATCTGTCATACCAGGCTAGACGGATCGTTTTGTATAAGCGTTCAAAAAATATTCATAACAACATAGAAAATTTTTGCACATGGACCGGGGATACACATGAGTGACGCTATTTGGATGTTGCTATACGACGTAATGCCAGAAAACGAAACAAAATATCTTTCATGGTTCCACAAAACGCATATCCCGGAAAAACTTGCCCGACCAGGCTATAAGTGGGCAGGTCATTACAAAAACGGAACGCGTTATGCTGCATTTTTTGGCGGCACCAATAGTAGAGTTTTTTTCGATCCTAATCCCACTCAATTAAAACTTCAGCAAGACGATTTAACACGCCAAATGATCGCATTACGAAATAAACCATTGAGCTTAATTTTTTGTCACGAATGGAGTTGCGAAGGTACCGCGATCACAAAACGGCCAGGTCACGCATGTGAAATTTTAATCGGAAACGCAGAACAAGATGAAATGTATAACACTTGGCTAACCCAAAACTTCCTACCCGCCTTTAGCATTGCAAATGGCGCAGTGCGAGCAAGAAAACTACTCTGCACATCCGGCCCAGTAAGGCATGGCCTTGTGACTCAATTCGACACATTGCAATCTCTAAAAGCCTTTGACATCACCTGTCCTTGCCCCCTTTCTAGCACACTTTATTCCTCTCTCACTGCCAAACGCCTCTGGCCTGAGTCAAGCTAAGGTTGTAAGCTGGGAGTATTTTTTGGTTGAGAGGTTAGTGATGGAAAACGAAAGACGGACCGCTTTAATTACAGGTTCTGGACAAATGATAGGACGGGGAATTGCACTTCGGTTAGCCGAAGCGGGTTTTAATATCATTTTGAACGGGTCCAAGAATAAAGGTGCTTGTGAGGCGGTGGCAAAGGAATTGGCTGCATTTGGTGTCGATACACTTATTGCTATGGGTAATGTGGGCATAAAAGAGGATACGAGCCAAATAATAAAGGCAGGCATAGATAAGTTTGGCTCTATAGATGTTCTCGTAAACAATGCTGCAATACGGCCTCATACCGCGTTTCTAGACGTCACCGATGCCGAGTGGGATGAAGTCCATAATATAAATCTTAAGGGGCCACTCTGGATGATTAAAGCCTGCTTACCTGGCATGATGGAAAGAAAATGGGGCCGCATAATTAATTTCACTGGCATGATGGCTCAGCAGGGTTATCAGGGTGCGGCTGCAGTTGCATCATCTAAGCATGCAAATTGGGGGTTGATAAAATCGTTGTCCGACGAATTTGGCAAATACGGCATAACAGCAAATATAATATCGCCAGGGACTTTTCCTGGAGATGATTTCGATGTCGAAACGGATGAACGTCGTAAAAAGTTACGAGATGAAAATCCGTTACGCCGCCTTGGGCGAACAACTGAAATAGGTGGTCTAATAGCCTACCTATGCTCCGAAGATGGAGCGTTTATGAATGGCCAGATGCTGCAAATAAATGGCGGGGTCGTAGTTCAGTTTTAAGAGAAAATTTTTAATTGGTGACTATAGCCACATCAGCGACAAGGGCGGCCTTAACACTCCTGAGTGTTCGAAAACAGGGGAAGTTTCTTTTTAAGGGCATGCGGTTTATTCATACTTTGCCAAGAAGGTGGCCGCGCCGTGATGTGAACAAAGTTTAACTTCCGACACCGTTATGAGAGTAGTTTGCTACTTTTTAGCATCCGCCAAAATCATAGCCGCCCCTTTTTCACCAATCATAATAGCGGGAGCGTTTGTATTACCCGATGTGACGCTTGGCATTATAGATGCGTCTACCACTCTTAAACCCTCAACGCCCCGCACTTTTAAGCACGGATCCACAACCGACATCGTATCGTTACCCATCTTGCAAGTGCCCACCGGATGATAAATTGTGACACCCCTCGCCTTGGCAAACTCGACGCAATCTTCAACTGTTTGTACAGGTTTACCAGGTATATCCTCACCAAGGGAGTGTTGGCGGAGCGCATCTTGTTCAAAAATTTTCTGCCCTTGTTTGATGCCCGATAACATCACTTGGATATCGTCATCAACACCGAGATAATTTGGGCGTATAACGGCTTTCTTGAATGGGTCGGGAGATCCCGCCATAACGGTACCTCTGCTTTGTGGACGAACGGGACATATAGAAAGTGTCATTCCGGGCGATTTATCTAACTTTCCTACAATTTTTATTGAAGAACTGGCAGGAGCGAATAGCAACTGCAGATCAGGACTAGCTAACCCTTCACGACTATCGCAAAAAACCATCGCGCTAGTAACACCAAATGTTAATGCACCATCCCCGCGAATTATGTATTTTAATACCTCTGGAAGCACACGAATAGAATCTGCGATTTGATTTAAGGTCAAAGCTTCCTTTACTTTATGCACTAGGCGTACAACAAAATGATCGCTGAGGTTCTCGCCAACCCCGGCACAGTCATGCAGCACTTCAATACCAAGGCTACGCAGGTGCCGTGCTGGTCCAATACCGGAAAGCTGAAGAATGTGAGGGGAGTTGATCGATCCACCACAACAAATTACCTCTTTATTTGCCCGTATCTCCATATCTTTATTGCCAACTTGGTATGAGACACCCACACATTTCTTCTCATCAAAGATTAATTTTTTCACATAAGCTTCTGTAATAATTTGTAAATTTTTTCTGTTCTTGGCTGCCTTTAAAAAACTTTGTGATGTGGAAGCTCTGAAGCGGTTATCGCGAGTATTTTGGGAATATGTCACTCCCGCTTGCCGCCTTCCATTGTAGTCTTCGTTGAAAATATGTCCCGCTTGTTGCGATGCTTCTACAAATTTATGTGTTAGTGGAAGTATATTTTTGTAGGGTTCAACTGCAAGCAAACCGCCTTTAGAACGAAATTCATTTTCTCCATTCCCCCTAAAATCCTCAGATTTTTTGAAAAATGGTAGAACATCCTCAAAACTCCAGCCGGTGCAGCCCGCCTGAGCCCAAGTGTCGTAATCATTTGAGTTGCCTCTGACATACAACATTCCATTTATCGAACTTGATCCACCCAAAACCTTACCGCGAGGCCAATAGACTTTCCGACCTCCCGTCATTTCCTCTGGCTCTGTTTCATAATTCCAGTTTAATACCGGATGATGTTGCAAGGAACGTAGCCCGGCTGGAATATGAATCATCGGATGGTTGTCTTTTGGTCCTGCTTCTAACAGTGCAACAGTGGCTTTGGTTTCTGTCAAGCGGCTGGCAACAACGCAGCCAGCAGACCCTGCTCCGACGATAACATAGTCAGCAACTCTGATCATAGCCCCCCCCAATGAAGTCATTTTCTCCACATAATACATAAAGTAGAGGTAAAAGCGCTAGATGACCAATAAAAGCATCATTAAAAGCGCCATGTAGTTGTGAGTAGTGATTATGCTATTAGAAAATGATGCTATAAATACGTATCAACAACTTTATCTTTGGATTACCGGATATGTCCCCATACCTTACCTTTACTATTGGCTCCGCAATGAACTGCGATGTTCATTTAAATCATTCTAGTGTTTCTGACATTCATGCTGAGCTTGTTGTGTCATCTAGTGGAAAACTATTCTTGACAGATAGAGCGAGCGAGGCGGGCAGTTTCAAAAAAGAAAAGCAAAAGTGGGTCAACTTCAAGCAAACTTACGTAGGTAAAAATACCGAAATTCGGTTTGGTAAATACAAAACCAAAGGTCAATCAGTGTTAGCCATGATTGCGCCCAATGGGATATGTGCTAAATTCGAGGAATACGAAAATTCTATTCTTACTTCTTTATCGCCTAGCAACAAAAATCACTACGACCCAAAAAATAACCTTCCCACCGGTCAAGTGAGGCGCTCTATTCATACCGGAGAAATTATTTCAGCGAAGGAGAAATAATGCGAAAGCTAGATCTTGAGAGAGATAGCGAAACCCGTATCATCGGGGCATTAATAGGCGTTTTTTTCTCGATTGCATTGCTATTGGTATTTCATTTTTTGCTCGAAGGGATTGCAGAACGTCTGCTAATTGACCGAAATTTCGCGACCTACCCTTTTACGGTTCAAAATGTCATGTGGGTTGTTTTTGCAATAGGCTTTTCGGAGCTTTGGGTGCGGCATACTGTCAGCAATCGAGAAATGAGTGTCCTGCGACGGCAGTTCCTACCAGAGGACCGGGAAACAGTGCTTAGATCAGAAGATTTAGGCCACTACTATCAGCTCTCCATCCGCGATGAGGCTACCCAAGACTGCTTCCTTACACGTCTCATTGCAAGAGTGATACTTCAGTTTCAATCAAGTCGCTCGGTTGACCAATCGAATGCATTATTAAATTCTAGCATTGAGCTATACCACCACGAGGTCGATCTCCGTTATAATATGTTGAGGTATATAGTATGGCTCATTCCAACATTGGGCTTTTTAGGTACTGTTATTGGCATTGCCATCGCGCTAGAGGGAATTGCTAATATGCGGCCAGATGATGCAACGCTATTACGAGTTTTAACGACCAAACTTGGTACCGCTTTTTTTACCACATTACTTGCATTAGCAATGTCAGGAATACTCGTATTCCTGATGCATATTGTACAAGGCCGTGAGGAACGGGCTTTAAACCTCTCTGGTCAATATTGTCTCGATAACCTTATAAATCGTCTATACGAACGGTAATCCATAATTGGCAACAGGAAATTCTGATGAAACGCCGAAGCCGCGAAGTCGTCATTTTCAGTATGTCCGCACTAGACTTGTTTGCATCTGCCCTTGGAGCATTCATTTTGGTGACAATTGTCTTGCTTCCATATTATCTAAAGCATGACGATGTTGTGCGAGACAACAACAAAATGCGCGAAAAAATTGTCGAATTAGAACAAACCGTCTCGACATCAGTAAGCAAGACAAAACTCGAAGAGGCACAAAAACAAATTGACCAACTTCAAGAAAAAATACAAACGAGTGATAATCTAAGTGAAAGGCTGCGTGCTGCAGAAGACCGAGCAAGGAAAGCGGAGAAAAAAATTGCAGCTGCCCAATCCTCAGCGAACAAAGTAAAGGCTGATCTAAATGAAGCTCGAAAGGAAGCCAAACGTCGAGTAAAGTTTGCACTTCTTGGTCTAGCTACCAACGCCCAAAGTTTCGTAGTTGTCATGGATATGTCTGGCAGTATGAAAAAATTTAGAAATATCACACTTCAAACAATGCAGAAGATACTCGAGCCCATGAGCGAAAAGGAAAAGCTTGGAATCATTGGTTTTCATGCGCCGGGCACTAAAGCATTTTATACCATTCAGTTGCCGCGTTGGCCGAACCAAGGGACAGCGCCAATGTTAAACCAAAATAAGGGAATTGCTATGAATTTTGTCCGTAATATGATGGGGCGAGTTGATGGCGGTACTCCAACAATGGATGGATTAATGGCAGCACTGCAATATAATGTTGATGCGATTATTCTAATGACCGATGGACAACCAACGGTGCCAAATCGTAATTGGCGACAGGTCATTCAAAATATTACCCGACGTAATGGTGGGCGAAAAGAAATTCACACCGTAGCCATAGGTAATTTTTATGAGCGCCCCACTTTTGTCACCTT
Proteins encoded in this region:
- a CDS encoding type III PLP-dependent enzyme, whose amino-acid sequence is MDRYISAESLVFTLNPQRPVSCIRPKAAHNAAEYFLKNFPGNTLYAVKTNPHPYILKTLYKSGIRQFDVASLSEAALVREILPKAEINFLHPVKNRAAIESAYYEYDVRSFAFDSVTELEKISASTNHSKDLTLLMRLSVSNRYAAHSLTRKFGVTTATAVTLLKDAAKRCERLGLCFHVGSQCLDPTAYKLALQQIKKITCTANIPIDIIDVGGGFPSLYPGQDPAPLVDYFSEIKTALTELSIPNNFEVWCEPGRALVAESGSVIVHVDARKNNFLYINDGTYGGLFDAGLLGFRYPVKCLGKNGSTDLKPFIFYGPTCDSLDVMPGPFMLPANITEGDYIEIGLTGAYSSALRTPFNGFDKLQEVILEDAPMTSMYSSAVNTTAALNAGEL
- a CDS encoding SDR family oxidoreductase, coding for MKRPLKLLQLVACTLDEVASAVAFLVSLAASFNTGTNIIVDGG
- a CDS encoding SDR family oxidoreductase; this encodes MRAVEATQVYLEGSDAGANCAISSTASINTAGRVRTYSGAKAALINYISGLSTNLARKGICANTVSPRPVYFPGDVWDLRKKYAENV
- a CDS encoding PaaI family thioesterase, which produces MPDDGFRKWLGVEYTVMEDGHAVVHMNVRPEMQNLRNMCQGGIVASLIDVAMATAAAGGNYDTRLRPMATLELKVNYLSGATGDRLEAVADVLKLGSRTAVVRCDVRTDEGDICATGLGTFMTRRVHATDPGGMIPPKG
- a CDS encoding acetate--CoA ligase family protein; its protein translation is MDYWNKETLSAIDSMLNPKSVAIIGASENKSYGGRFMAKALSSEGALTVYPVNPNRNEIQGLKAYKSVLDLPEVPDAAAILVPWNFVLPTLEQCHEKGIKSVIVISAGFAERGNEERENLQKELTGFSERTGVRITGPNCLGLASIKDKRWLNASSRPMMGEAGPIGLICQSGATLFGPILVRADECGVGLSYAISTGNEADLDFADFARFLLDDDSTQVIAGFIEGIKNPAKFLEVAKLAAEYAKPMVIIKIGRSDYGARSANSHTAALTGADEVIDAAFKQYGVIRASGYDDCLEIAQIMAGGKKPRADGIVAVSHSGGISSLLADMIGTEGLHLPDLSDNARTGINKILSGFGWASNPADITGFAHREAFSEIIDYLVKEPSSGTLVVASAGKGAHVDKLISVRDTGTHNVAYMWTGRRDQKEGLNELKAAGIPIFYTSDSLARALRHLKDYYCWLEGRNKNGFAKTQMNSEDQKQVFKGLESLGRAQLSETEAKQLISAWNVRVTTEVIVNSSQEAAAAVENFDGPVVMKGVCPDIAHKTEAGIIKIGILDGKTGAAAYDEIIQAVNAYDSELPLKGVAVQEMVTEGVETILGVFDDPLMGPILLFGLGGVMVEVYNDVALRHCPILPHEAHEMINEVIGAKLLAGFRGSEPCDVDALVATMVSISQMAAGLAGSLKELDINPLMVMPKNRGVIALDAMAVLKGGAG
- a CDS encoding CaiB/BaiF CoA-transferase family protein; translation: MPDQKLPFSGVKVLDLTHARAGPTAVRLLSDWGADTIKIEQPAATSTDKGSILGARNGFDLQNLHRNKKSLTINLKSAEGKKIFFDLVKRSDVIVENFRSQTKNRLGVDYKSCADINPRIIYGSLSGFGQDGPYDNRPGVDQILQGMGGLMSVTGLPGQGPVRVGIPICDLTSGMFLGFGLAAALFEREASGKGQWVQTSLLQAIIAMMDFQAARFLKDGEVPKQAGNDHPTGVPTGVFPTADGHINIAAAGEVLFRRFCDAVGLSKLYQDTRFDTYEGRSSNRAELNAEISKVTATQSSEYWVEMMQDVGVPCGPIYDMGEVFNDPQVKHLKMAWPMANASGEFPVVRTPLEMSRTNVGDTVRLPTPELGEHTEQILRELGYDNVVITDLKKRNVI
- a CDS encoding TauD/TfdA family dioxygenase — encoded protein: MAIKIEPTGKALGAMVSGIDLSEDISLEDQEVIFSGWIEHMVLVFRNQTLQFDDLLRLRHVFGPAGKTANQLLGLGRKTYYSDEVPDDITIISNITDANGHPKGSLGNGEAFWHTDSSFTEEPISASLLHAVEVSDQGGQTSFLNMYMAYETLPEELRKVVDGSYSNHSKSHSSDGTPRQAYGEITDVSKAPGVRHPLVRLHPVTRKKCLFLGRRLNSFIFDYTVKESEELLDKIWSHSCDPKFIWEHEWAVGDLLVWDNRCTMHHRKPFPAHERRLMHKSITAGESVIPG
- a CDS encoding SDR family oxidoreductase translates to MENERRTALITGSGQMIGRGIALRLAEAGFNIILNGSKNKGACEAVAKELAAFGVDTLIAMGNVGIKEDTSQIIKAGIDKFGSIDVLVNNAAIRPHTAFLDVTDAEWDEVHNINLKGPLWMIKACLPGMMERKWGRIINFTGMMAQQGYQGAAAVASSKHANWGLIKSLSDEFGKYGITANIISPGTFPGDDFDVETDERRKKLRDENPLRRLGRTTEIGGLIAYLCSEDGAFMNGQMLQINGGVVVQF